AGATGGTCTCTTGGCGAAAGGAGAAATCGGAAATCCAATCTTGTGGCATTCTCCTTGGAGTCTGAGGCTTGACAGGGAATCGCCGGTTCCAAACTCTGGAGTGATGGGCGCAATAATTGCGCAACGCCACCAATGTCTCCATCCAACTCTTCAGAAACTTATGGTGGTTCAGACCAAACTCACGAGCTACTTGGTGCTTGGCAGTGGCATCCCTGAAATTGCCGAACAGCTTGGAAAGCGTGCCAAACGAGACAACCTCCAAAGTCTTCCATACAGGAGGTAGGTCTGGCTCTGCATATTTCAGGAAATGCTCTGTAATGAACTCTTCACGAGAACGCTTCACCTCGGTACGGATATGTTCCAAGTTAGAGTGGAAGAAGTCGGGATTGCCGGCAAGGCTTTCATCCATAAACCAAAATGCCCCAAAGGTCGGCGTGAAGTGCTTGATGATTTTCGTGCGGATGGCAACCTCAATGGTTTGGATGGCGGAAAACAACAAGGCTTTGAGTTCCTTGTCAAAGTAATAATAATCCAAAATCTC
This is a stretch of genomic DNA from Segatella hominis. It encodes these proteins:
- a CDS encoding Abi family protein gives rise to the protein MKYTKQAITTAEQISILRQRGLIVEDESQAREALDVISYFRLADYWRYMEADHTTHQFKENCHFSEILDYYYFDKELKALLFSAIQTIEVAIRTKIIKHFTPTFGAFWFMDESLAGNPDFFHSNLEHIRTEVKRSREEFITEHFLKYAEPDLPPVWKTLEVVSFGTLSKLFGNFRDATAKHQVAREFGLNHHKFLKSWMETLVALRNYCAHHSRVWNRRFPVKPQTPRRMPQDWISDFSFRQETIYPQLCCITYWLNSIYPKNTFVADFKAMLEKHPSVSTRLMGFPAHWEEEPLWK